A region of Ignavibacteriota bacterium DNA encodes the following proteins:
- a CDS encoding tetratricopeptide repeat protein produces the protein MRNLILLSALFFVMINISNAQLSGQARIDSLEAELPKAKQDTNHVNLLANLSFEYYSIDPNSGIKFGDQGVKLAKKLAWKEGEARCYSSLGNNNIGKSNYPKALEYLHKSLKINEELGNKNSVALNLGNIGIIYGSQSEYSKALEYFHKSLKINEELQNKEGIAGNLGNLGAIYNYQSDIPKALEYYHKAFRINEEIGNKKGVAANLLNIGNIYKYKSDYIRALENYQQALKINEELGNKKGVANSLGYIGLLYSSQANYPKALEYYLKTLKIEEELGNKSGIAGTLNNIGGVYNYQFEYEKALEYFQKALKINEETNNKRWIAYNLGNIGSIYSSLFKYSEALDYFQKALKMNIEIGNIYGKANNFSNMGDLYLKLSKESVVSKIMEREISINLDKEINLNKSIDFFLEAIKIFEEIGEKEAKTQTYKGLADAYFDRGDYKRAFEAFKEYKTLQDSVFNMDKAKEIANLEAKRENELKDKEIVILQTEKKAQQFQSYLLGGGVIVLFGAFGLAFIRFREKKKLSDKLAIQKSEIETQKSIVEEKNEQITASITYASTIQSAILPWDSTLKKVFGEILVFYKPKDIVSGDSYWFKEVEGIKFLAVIDCTGHGIPGAMLTVIASSVLDDAVLGKRLNDTGRILTFMNEKVTEVLNQRLEENKIRDGMEVCMLAIHQNKVQFSGAGRPLYLKNGTLEIFKTDKRGIAGQTENDEYTFSSVEIDRTENMMLYLTSDGYSDQMNEKSKKFSTKRFVALLDSISDKPISDQYEILENEFNSHKGGRSQIDDVTIIGVKL, from the coding sequence ATGAGAAATTTGATACTACTTTCCGCATTGTTTTTCGTGATGATTAACATCAGTAATGCCCAGCTCTCTGGGCAAGCACGAATAGATTCACTCGAAGCTGAGTTGCCAAAAGCAAAGCAGGACACAAATCATGTGAATTTACTCGCGAATTTATCTTTCGAATATTATTCGATTGATCCAAATAGTGGAATAAAATTTGGGGATCAAGGTGTTAAGCTCGCCAAAAAATTAGCTTGGAAAGAAGGCGAAGCAAGATGTTACAGCTCACTTGGAAATAATAATATTGGAAAATCTAATTATCCAAAAGCGCTTGAATATCTTCATAAATCACTCAAAATCAATGAAGAACTCGGAAACAAAAATAGTGTAGCTCTGAATCTTGGTAATATTGGAATAATTTATGGATCTCAATCTGAATACTCGAAAGCACTAGAATATTTTCATAAATCTCTTAAAATTAATGAAGAACTTCAAAACAAAGAAGGTATAGCAGGGAATTTAGGGAATTTAGGTGCTATTTATAATTACCAATCTGACATCCCAAAGGCACTCGAATATTATCATAAAGCATTTAGAATTAATGAAGAGATTGGAAATAAAAAAGGGGTTGCCGCAAACCTTCTTAACATAGGTAATATTTACAAATATAAATCAGACTATATAAGAGCATTAGAAAATTACCAACAGGCGCTTAAAATCAATGAAGAACTAGGAAATAAAAAAGGGGTTGCTAATAGTTTAGGATACATTGGACTTCTTTATAGTTCCCAAGCAAATTATCCTAAAGCTCTTGAATACTATCTTAAAACTTTAAAAATTGAGGAGGAATTGGGTAATAAGTCGGGTATAGCAGGGACACTCAATAATATCGGTGGAGTTTACAACTATCAATTTGAGTATGAGAAAGCATTAGAATATTTTCAAAAAGCTCTAAAAATAAATGAAGAAACAAATAATAAAAGATGGATTGCATATAATCTTGGAAATATTGGAAGTATTTATTCTTCTCTATTTAAGTATTCAGAAGCATTGGATTATTTTCAAAAAGCTCTAAAAATGAATATAGAAATTGGAAATATATATGGTAAAGCTAATAACTTTAGCAATATGGGAGATTTATATCTTAAGTTATCTAAGGAATCTGTAGTATCTAAAATTATGGAGAGAGAAATTTCAATCAACCTTGATAAAGAAATAAACCTAAATAAATCAATAGATTTCTTTCTTGAAGCAATCAAAATCTTTGAAGAGATTGGAGAAAAAGAGGCTAAGACACAAACTTATAAAGGACTTGCAGATGCTTACTTCGACAGAGGTGACTACAAGAGAGCTTTTGAAGCATTTAAAGAATACAAAACCTTGCAAGATTCCGTCTTCAACATGGATAAGGCGAAGGAAATAGCGAATCTCGAAGCTAAACGCGAAAATGAACTCAAAGATAAAGAAATTGTGATTTTGCAGACCGAAAAGAAGGCGCAGCAGTTTCAATCGTATTTGCTTGGCGGTGGTGTGATTGTCCTTTTTGGTGCTTTCGGTCTGGCATTTATCCGTTTCCGCGAAAAGAAGAAACTTAGCGATAAACTTGCTATTCAAAAGTCGGAAATCGAAACTCAGAAATCTATCGTCGAAGAGAAAAATGAGCAGATAACTGCTTCAATCACTTATGCTTCAACAATTCAGAGTGCTATTCTACCTTGGGATAGCACATTGAAGAAAGTATTTGGTGAGATACTTGTATTCTATAAACCGAAAGATATTGTTTCAGGTGATTCATACTGGTTTAAGGAGGTTGAAGGAATTAAATTTCTTGCTGTAATTGACTGTACAGGACATGGTATTCCCGGTGCAATGCTGACAGTAATTGCCTCATCAGTACTTGATGATGCTGTGCTTGGGAAAAGACTGAACGATACAGGTCGAATTTTAACCTTTATGAATGAAAAGGTTACTGAAGTACTGAATCAAAGATTAGAAGAAAACAAAATACGCGATGGTATGGAAGTTTGTATGCTCGCAATTCATCAGAATAAAGTTCAATTTTCAGGTGCAGGACGACCACTTTATTTGAAAAATGGAACTTTGGAAATTTTTAAAACAGATAAGCGCGGAATAGCCGGACAAACCGAAAATGATGAATACACTTTTTCTTCAGTTGAAATTGATAGAACAGAAAATATGATGCTATATTTAACAAGCGACGGCTACTCTGACCAGATGAATGAAAAAAGCAAGAAATTCAGCACAAAACGCTTTGTTGCATTATTGGATTCTATCTCCGATAAGCCAATTTCAGACCAGTATGAAATACTTGAAAATGAATTTAACAGCCACAAAGGCGGACGCAGTCAAATAGATGATGTAACCATAATTGGTGTAAAATTATGA
- a CDS encoding SpoIIE family protein phosphatase codes for MRNLILLSALFFVMINISNAQLSGQARIDSLLKELPKMKEDTNGVYLVYQLADYYFYNDDDKFIEYSNIGYEISNKINWQKGIAFGYEYKADELISKLKFLEASEYYNKSIEIFSKSNDKTQLMRLYKICAAAYHNALDYDSSINYYLKGLDIAKDKKDSVHISIYMNDIGTLYNDLGDVETSLTYFFEALDIDKKKNRLKEQIVAFINIGMAYQSIQKLDSAKIHYYLAFETDINLNGKVTNFRTYRLLGVMYTDLLEYDSAYKYLDLSYKSEKENNNIFGFAESNSALAYYYFYMSNDTNLAKRYPNKIKNYQLQTINYGKNALEIYGEFDDIYSSYGIYKMLFETFLKQRDYKSALDYHILYNTISDSIKTNETILKLANSELKHQKKQDEEQIEILNERTGAQKFQILLISVSCVFLLAAFAVAFIRFREKKKLSDVLQIQKNLIEEKNEQIVASITYASTIQNAILPWKSTLKLNFGDILVFYKPKDIVSGDSYWFQEIDGIKFLAVIDCTGHGIPGAMLTVIAATALDDAVLGKRLSDTGQILTYMNDKVTEVLNQKLEENKIRDGMEVCMLAIHQNKIQFSGAGRPLYLKNGTLEIIKTDKRGIAGQTENDEYTFSSVEIERTENMMLYLTSDGYSDQMNENSKKYSTKRFVALLDSISDKPINEQHETLENEFNSHKGGRSQIDDVTIIGVKI; via the coding sequence ATGAGAAACTTGATACTACTTTCCGCATTGTTTTTCGTGATGATTAACATCAGTAATGCGCAACTCTCTGGTCAGGCACGAATAGACTCGCTATTGAAAGAACTGCCGAAGATGAAGGAAGATACAAATGGGGTTTATCTGGTTTATCAATTAGCTGATTATTATTTTTACAATGATGATGATAAATTCATTGAATACTCAAACATAGGATATGAAATTTCAAATAAAATTAATTGGCAAAAAGGAATCGCTTTTGGTTATGAATATAAAGCCGACGAATTAATAAGTAAATTAAAGTTTTTAGAAGCTTCAGAGTACTATAACAAATCAATCGAAATTTTTTCAAAGTCAAATGATAAAACACAACTAATGAGGTTATACAAAATCTGTGCCGCAGCATATCACAATGCTTTAGATTATGATAGTTCAATCAATTATTATTTAAAAGGTTTAGATATTGCAAAAGATAAGAAAGATAGTGTCCATATTTCGATTTATATGAATGATATTGGCACTCTTTATAATGATTTAGGAGATGTTGAAACATCTTTAACATATTTTTTTGAAGCTTTGGATATAGACAAGAAGAAAAACAGACTTAAAGAACAGATTGTTGCGTTTATTAATATCGGAATGGCTTATCAATCAATACAAAAGCTTGATTCTGCAAAAATACATTACTATTTAGCTTTTGAAACAGATATAAATCTAAATGGAAAAGTAACGAACTTCAGGACTTACCGGCTTCTTGGAGTTATGTACACAGACCTTTTAGAATATGATTCTGCTTACAAGTACTTAGATTTATCATACAAATCTGAAAAAGAGAACAACAACATTTTTGGTTTTGCTGAATCCAATTCTGCATTAGCTTATTATTATTTTTATATGTCAAATGACACAAATCTTGCTAAGCGTTATCCAAATAAGATAAAAAACTATCAATTACAGACTATTAATTATGGTAAAAATGCACTTGAAATTTACGGTGAATTTGATGATATTTATTCAAGTTATGGAATTTATAAAATGCTTTTTGAGACTTTTTTAAAACAAAGAGATTACAAATCAGCCCTTGATTATCATATTTTGTATAATACGATCAGCGACTCAATTAAAACAAACGAAACTATTTTGAAATTAGCCAATTCAGAACTAAAACATCAAAAGAAGCAAGATGAAGAGCAAATCGAAATTTTAAATGAGAGAACTGGGGCGCAAAAATTTCAAATATTGTTGATTAGTGTAAGTTGTGTTTTTTTACTTGCTGCTTTCGCTGTTGCTTTCATCCGTTTTCGCGAAAAGAAAAAATTGAGTGACGTTTTGCAGATTCAAAAAAACTTAATCGAAGAAAAAAATGAACAAATCGTTGCATCAATCACCTATGCCTCTACAATTCAAAATGCAATTTTACCTTGGAAAAGCACTCTGAAACTTAATTTTGGTGATATTTTGGTATTCTACAAGCCGAAAGATATTGTTTCAGGTGATTCTTACTGGTTTCAGGAAATTGATGGAATTAAATTTTTGGCTGTAATTGATTGTACAGGTCATGGCATTCCGGGTGCTATGCTGACTGTAATAGCTGCCACAGCTCTTGATGATGCAGTGCTTGGAAAAAGATTATCTGATACCGGACAAATATTGACATATATGAATGATAAAGTAACTGAAGTATTAAACCAAAAATTAGAAGAGAACAAAATACGCGATGGTATGGAAGTTTGTATGCTCGCAATTCATCAAAACAAGATACAGTTCTCTGGTGCAGGACGTCCCCTTTATTTGAAAAATGGAACTTTGGAAATTATCAAAACTGATAAACGCGGAATCGCAGGACAAACCGAAAATGATGAATACACATTTTCATCAGTTGAAATTGAAAGAACAGAAAATATGATGCTTTATTTAACAAGCGATGGCTACTCTGACCAGATGAATGAGAATAGCAAGAAATACAGCACAAAAAGATTTGTTGCTTTATTGGATTCAATCTCAGATAAACCAATCAATGAGCAGCACGAAACACTTGAAAATGAATTTAACAGCCACAAAGGCGGACGCAGTCAAATAGATGATGTAACCATAATTGGAGTAAAGATATGA
- a CDS encoding DUF2236 domain-containing protein, with protein MNKLNKNDLINLRQIGDSHADDFVNQVISKHELTELNTFFKKLIYNQQVENDNIPADFSEYIKTNSKLPPWADYSKIKLAQEVFTRTGPAFVIAYFCKSLPECYACGKGAEILFKTGRLSKHTRRRIAQTAQFVLDVMSPGGLEAGGRGIATALKVRIMHASIRYYFINEVNKGNIDYDVNNMGLPINQEDLLGTMLAFSSVVIQGMEKLGDKFTTEEKEAILHLWKCTGYLIGIEEKYMPETYPDAGEVWEMIKEGNFESTRYGIELNNELIALLDEILHQPVLDDVITIMMHHLLDKDAIKILKVRTLKRFNLLAIVAYILGLSFLKFESRGFFGKLASRYVNLKLLYGLEKYIAEGEDTGIYIPPSLREDWKVENPLMSLFNMRN; from the coding sequence ATGAATAAGTTAAATAAAAATGATTTGATAAATCTAAGACAAATTGGTGATAGCCATGCTGATGACTTTGTTAATCAAGTGATTTCCAAGCACGAACTAACTGAATTAAACACATTCTTTAAAAAGCTGATTTATAATCAACAGGTGGAAAATGATAATATTCCAGCTGATTTTAGTGAGTATATAAAGACAAATTCAAAGTTGCCTCCTTGGGCTGATTATTCCAAAATTAAATTAGCTCAAGAGGTATTCACCAGAACCGGTCCGGCATTTGTAATTGCTTATTTCTGCAAATCATTACCGGAGTGTTATGCTTGTGGAAAAGGAGCTGAAATCCTCTTTAAAACAGGACGGCTTTCTAAGCACACGAGAAGACGGATTGCTCAAACAGCACAGTTTGTGCTTGATGTTATGTCTCCTGGTGGACTTGAAGCCGGTGGTCGCGGAATTGCAACAGCATTAAAAGTCCGGATTATGCACGCCTCCATAAGGTACTATTTTATCAATGAAGTAAATAAAGGTAATATTGATTATGATGTCAATAATATGGGACTTCCAATTAATCAAGAAGATTTACTCGGTACAATGTTAGCATTTTCAAGTGTTGTAATCCAAGGTATGGAAAAACTTGGAGATAAGTTTACTACAGAAGAAAAAGAAGCTATCCTGCATTTATGGAAATGTACTGGATATCTAATTGGCATTGAAGAAAAATATATGCCTGAAACTTATCCTGATGCTGGTGAAGTATGGGAAATGATTAAAGAAGGAAATTTTGAAAGCACCCGGTACGGTATTGAGCTAAATAATGAGCTCATTGCACTATTGGACGAGATACTGCATCAACCAGTTTTAGATGATGTTATTACAATTATGATGCACCATCTTCTGGACAAAGATGCAATAAAAATATTGAAAGTAAGAACCCTCAAGCGTTTTAATCTGTTGGCTATTGTTGCATATATTCTTGGATTATCGTTTTTGAAATTTGAAAGCCGGGGTTTCTTTGGGAAATTGGCATCGCGTTATGTTAATTTAAAATTACTATATGGTTTGGAGAAGTATATCGCCGAAGGTGAAGACACCGGCATATATATTCCACCATCTTTAAGAGAAGATTGGAAAGTTGAAAATCCACTAATGTCATTATTTAATATGAGGAATTAA
- a CDS encoding SpoIIE family protein phosphatase encodes MSLEFVKRITSKGIKTGMTLHEEKGIIIANYILLLAAVVSFGRIFLFYLYEDTLFSIISVFACFFFSFAYFMNTRQYYDFAKFTTVLAGNGAILIKELVSGGTSNQLYLMIASYGIVLMLFSIKDKTKIIFAFMIPTISISLSIFFPNIVSEPIILNPNVAKMEKLIGVASAVIIIILVIRYFVKQSTENELKLIHSNELLRNYNDEISEQKELIEEQYIELEQINDDLMTQKGIIEQQHRELTDSITYASTIQHAILPWKSTLKKAFGDILIFYKPKDIVSGDSYWFQEVDGIKFLAVIDCTGHGIPGAMLTVIAATALDDAVLGKRLSDTGQILTYMNDKVTEVLNQKLEENKIRDGMEVCMLAIHQNKIQFSGAGRPLYLKNGTLEIIKTDKRGIAGQTENDEYTFSSLEIERTENMMLYLTSDGYSDQMDEKSKKFSTKRLVALLDTISEKPISEQHEILENEFNNHRGDREQIDDVTILGVKI; translated from the coding sequence ATGAGTTTAGAATTCGTGAAAAGAATCACATCTAAAGGAATTAAAACCGGCATGACACTCCATGAGGAAAAGGGTATCATAATAGCGAATTACATTTTACTATTAGCGGCTGTTGTATCATTTGGGCGGATTTTTTTATTTTATCTTTATGAAGATACACTCTTTAGTATAATTTCGGTTTTTGCATGCTTTTTTTTCTCATTTGCATATTTTATGAACACAAGGCAATACTACGATTTTGCAAAATTTACTACGGTGTTAGCCGGAAATGGTGCAATACTTATTAAAGAGTTAGTGTCAGGTGGAACAAGTAATCAGCTTTATTTGATGATAGCAAGTTATGGTATAGTATTAATGCTCTTCAGTATTAAAGATAAAACTAAAATCATTTTTGCATTTATGATACCGACAATTAGTATCTCTCTTAGCATCTTTTTCCCAAATATAGTTTCAGAACCTATAATTTTAAATCCAAATGTTGCAAAAATGGAAAAATTAATTGGTGTTGCATCAGCAGTAATTATAATAATACTTGTTATAAGGTATTTTGTAAAACAAAGTACCGAGAACGAGTTAAAGCTTATTCATTCAAATGAATTATTGAGAAACTACAATGATGAGATTTCTGAACAAAAAGAATTAATAGAAGAACAATACATTGAGTTAGAACAAATCAATGATGATTTAATGACTCAAAAGGGAATAATCGAGCAACAGCACAGAGAATTAACCGATTCTATTACTTACGCTTCCACTATTCAGCACGCCATTCTACCTTGGAAAAGTACACTAAAAAAAGCATTTGGTGATATTTTAATTTTCTACAAGCCGAAAGATATTGTTTCAGGAGATTCTTATTGGTTTCAGGAAGTTGATGGAATTAAGTTTTTAGCTGTGATTGACTGCACCGGTCATGGCATTCCGGGTGCGATGCTGACTGTTATTGCTGCCACAGCTCTTGATGATGCAGTGCTTGGAAAAAGATTATCTGATACCGGACAAATTTTGACATATATGAATGATAAAGTAACTGAAGTATTAAACCAAAAATTAGAAGAAAATAAAATACGCGATGGTATGGAAGTTTGTATGCTCGCAATTCATCAGAATAAAATACAATTTTCAGGTGCAGGAAGACCGCTATATCTGAAAAATGGAACTTTGGAAATTATCAAAACCGATAAACGCGGTATCGCCGGACAAACCGAAAATGATGAATACACATTTTCATCACTAGAAATTGAAAGAACAGAAAATATGATGCTCTACCTAACAAGCGATGGTTATTCCGACCAGATGGACGAAAAAAGCAAAAAATTCAGCACAAAACGATTAGTTGCTTTATTGGATACAATTTCCGAAAAGCCAATTTCAGAGCAGCACGAAATACTTGAAAATGAATTTAACAACCATCGCGGCGACCGCGAACAAATTGATGATGTAACTATATTAGGGGTGAAAATATGA
- a CDS encoding tetratricopeptide repeat protein has translation MRNLILLSALFFVMIYVSNAQLSGQARIDSLEAELPKAKQDTNHVNLLANLSFEYYSIDPNSGIKFGDQGVKLAKKLAWKEGEARCYSSLGNNNIGKSNYPKALEYLHKSLKINEYLGNKTSVAGNLGNIGLIYSHLSDYPKALEYYHKALKIDEELGRKPGIAKSLGNIGIIYYYQSDYPKALEYYHKALKIFDELGNKSGVAYNLGNIGSIYYYQSDYPKALEHYHKALKIFDEIGDKFGVATNLGNIGLIYSDQSDYPKALEYFHKALKINDELGNKNAIANNLVNMGSLYYSLSQDTVLSNINEGTELVSLNKEINLNSSLKYLLESIKIYEEIGELHYRSNNYKILSDAYTDKGDYKKAFETFKEYKTLQDSVFSMDKQKEFANLDAKRENDIKDKEIVILQTEKKAQQFQSYLLGGGVIVLFGAFGLAFIRFREKKKLSDKLAFQKSEIETQKSIVEEKNEQITASITYASTIQNAILPWKRTLENAFFEILIFYKPKDIISGDSYWFQEVDGIKFLAVIDCTGHGIPGAMLTVIAATALDDAVLGKRLSDTGQILTYMNEKVTEVLNQRLVENKIRDGMEVALIAIHQDKVQFSGAGRPLYMKNGTMEIIKTDKRGIAGQTENDIYQFTSINIEKSENLIIYLTSDGFADQMNEYSKKYSTKKFVALLDSISEKSISEQHEILENEFNSHKGTRSQIDDVTILGVRI, from the coding sequence ATGAGAAATTTGATACTACTTTCAGCATTGTTTTTCGTGATGATATATGTCAGTAATGCCCAGCTCTCTGGGCAAGCACGAATAGATTCACTCGAAGCTGAGTTGCCAAAAGCAAAGCAAGACACAAATCATGTGAATTTACTCGCCAATTTGTCTTTCGAATATTATTCGATTGATCCAAATAGTGGAATAAAATTTGGGGATCAAGGTGTTAAGCTCGCCAAAAAATTAGCTTGGAAAGAAGGCGAAGCAAGATGTTACAGCTCACTTGGAAATAATAATATTGGAAAATCTAATTATCCAAAAGCGCTTGAATATCTTCATAAATCACTCAAAATCAATGAATATCTTGGAAATAAAACTAGCGTCGCAGGAAATCTCGGAAATATTGGGCTTATTTACTCGCATCTATCGGACTACCCCAAAGCATTAGAATATTATCATAAAGCTTTGAAAATTGATGAGGAGTTGGGAAGGAAGCCAGGCATTGCAAAAAGTCTCGGAAATATTGGGATTATTTATTATTATCAATCAGATTATCCCAAAGCATTAGAATATTATCATAAAGCTCTTAAAATATTTGATGAATTGGGAAATAAATCAGGAGTTGCCTATAATCTCGGAAATATTGGGAGTATTTATTATTATCAATCTGACTACCCCAAAGCTTTAGAACATTATCATAAAGCTCTTAAAATATTTGATGAAATTGGAGATAAATTTGGTGTAGCTACAAATCTCGGAAATATTGGGCTTATTTACAGTGATCAATCCGACTACCCTAAAGCATTAGAATATTTTCACAAAGCTCTAAAAATTAATGATGAATTAGGAAATAAAAATGCTATTGCAAATAATCTCGTAAATATGGGATCATTATATTACAGTTTATCACAAGATACAGTGTTATCTAATATTAACGAGGGAACAGAACTTGTAAGTTTAAACAAAGAAATAAATCTAAACAGCTCTCTTAAATATTTACTTGAATCTATCAAAATATATGAAGAAATTGGTGAGTTGCATTATAGATCGAACAATTATAAAATACTCTCAGATGCTTATACAGACAAAGGCGACTACAAAAAAGCTTTTGAAACATTTAAAGAATATAAAACCTTGCAGGATTCTGTATTTTCAATGGATAAACAAAAGGAATTTGCTAATCTTGATGCAAAACGTGAAAATGATATTAAAGATAAAGAAATCGTAATTCTACAGACGGAAAAGAAAGCACAGCAGTTTCAATCTTATCTGCTTGGTGGCGGTGTGATTGTGCTTTTCGGTGCCTTCGGTCTTGCATTTATCCGTTTCCGAGAAAAGAAGAAATTAAGCGATAAACTTGCGTTTCAGAAGTCAGAAATCGAAACTCAAAAATCTATCGTTGAAGAGAAGAATGAGCAGATAACTGCATCAATCACTTATGCTTCCACTATTCAAAATGCCATACTACCCTGGAAAAGAACACTTGAAAATGCTTTCTTTGAAATTCTAATCTTTTACAAACCAAAAGATATTATTTCAGGCGATTCATACTGGTTTCAGGAAGTTGACGGTATAAAGTTTTTGGCTGTTATTGACTGCACCGGTCACGGCATTCCGGGGGCGATGCTGACAGTTATTGCTGCAACAGCCCTTGATGATGCAGTCCTTGGAAAAAGATTATCCGATACCGGACAAATTTTAACATATATGAATGAAAAAGTAACTGAAGTACTGAATCAGAGATTGGTTGAGAATAAAATTCGTGATGGTATGGAGGTGGCTCTAATTGCTATTCATCAGGATAAAGTACAGTTTTCAGGAGCAGGTCGTCCGCTTTATATGAAGAACGGAACTATGGAAATTATCAAAACGGATAAACGTGGTATTGCCGGACAAACTGAAAATGATATTTATCAGTTTACGTCAATTAATATTGAAAAATCGGAAAATCTGATAATATACTTAACAAGTGATGGATTTGCTGACCAGATGAATGAATATAGTAAAAAATACAGTACAAAGAAATTTGTAGCATTATTGGACTCAATTTCCGAAAAATCAATATCCGAGCAGCACGAAATACTCGAAAATGAATTTAACAGCCACAAAGGCACACGTAGTCAAATAGATGATGTAACAATTTTGGGAGTAAGGATATGA